In Streptosporangiales bacterium, the sequence CCCCGATCTCCGAGCAGGCGATCGTCGGCGCCGCCATCGGCGCGGCGATGATGGGCGTCCGGCCGGTCGCGGAGATCATGTTCGCCGACTTCGCCGGCGTGTGCTTCGACCAGATCGCCAACCAGCTCGCCAAGTTCAGGTACATGACGGACGGCCAGGCACGGCTCCCGGTCACGATCAGGATGGCCAACGGCGCGGGCGGTGGGTTCGCCGCCCAGCACTCCCAGCCGGCGGAGAACTGGTTCCTCAACATCCCCGGCCTGAAGATCGTGGTGCCCGCGACGGTGCCCGACCTCTACGGCCTGATGCGCGGGGCGATCCGCGACGACGACCCCGTGCTGTTCTTCGAGCACAAGAACCTGTTCGCGGTGAAGGGCGAGGTCGAGGACGGCGCGGGTCCGCTGCCGCTCGGCGTGGCCGACGTCGTCCGGCGGGGCGCCGACGTCACGATCGTCGCGACGCAGCAGATGCGTCATCGGTCGGTCGAGGCCGCCGAGCGGCTGGCGTCCGAGGGTGTCGAGGCGAC encodes:
- a CDS encoding alpha-ketoacid dehydrogenase subunit beta — translated: MGETMNYRQVIARALADELAADPKVIFIGEDVGAAGGAFKSTVGLHERFGSDRVRDTPISEQAIVGAAIGAAMMGVRPVAEIMFADFAGVCFDQIANQLAKFRYMTDGQARLPVTIRMANGAGGGFAAQHSQPAENWFLNIPGLKIVVPATVPDLYGLMRGAIRDDDPVLFFEHKNLFAVKGEVEDGAGPLPLGVADVVRRGADVTIVATQQMRHRSVEAAERLASEGVEATVIDPRTLVPFDDDAVADSLRTTSRLVVVQEAPQAGSWGASLVARMVTGHFDLFDAAPVLVAADDTPVPYAGTLEDAWLPSVDRIVTETRKLVSY